Proteins encoded by one window of Enterobacter hormaechei subsp. xiangfangensis:
- a CDS encoding efflux RND transporter periplasmic adaptor subunit — protein MSLQKTWGNFHLSAMGVVLLSVLLVGCDDSVAQNAAPQAPVVSAADVVVKSISQWDSFNGRIEAVESVQLRPRVSGYIEKVNYTDGQEVKKGEVLFTIDDRTYRAALEQAQANLARAKTQASLAQSEANRTDKLINTHLVSREEWEQRRSAAVQAQADIRAAQAAVDAAQLNLDFTKVTAPIDGRASRALITSGNLVTAGDTASVLTTLVSQKTVYVYFDVDESTYLHYQNLARSGQGASSNHTALPVEIGLTGEEGYPHQGKVDFLDNQLTPGTGTIRMRALLDNSQRQFTPGLFARVRLPGSAEFKATLVDDKAVLTDQDRKYVYIVDKDGKAQRRDITPGRLAEGLRIVQQGLNPGDKVIVDGLQKVFMPGMPVNAKTVAMTASAALN, from the coding sequence ATGAGCCTGCAAAAAACCTGGGGTAACTTTCATCTGAGCGCGATGGGGGTGGTTTTACTCTCCGTGCTTCTCGTCGGGTGCGATGACAGCGTCGCGCAAAATGCCGCGCCGCAAGCGCCCGTTGTCAGCGCTGCTGACGTGGTGGTGAAATCCATTAGCCAGTGGGACAGCTTTAACGGTCGCATTGAAGCGGTGGAAAGCGTTCAGCTGCGTCCGCGCGTGTCCGGCTACATTGAGAAAGTGAATTACACCGACGGCCAGGAAGTGAAGAAGGGCGAGGTGCTGTTCACCATCGATGACCGAACCTATCGCGCCGCGCTGGAACAGGCGCAGGCGAACCTGGCAAGAGCCAAAACGCAGGCCAGCCTCGCGCAAAGTGAAGCCAACCGTACCGATAAGTTGATCAATACCCATCTGGTCTCACGGGAAGAGTGGGAGCAGCGTCGCTCGGCTGCCGTTCAGGCGCAGGCCGACATTCGCGCCGCGCAGGCGGCGGTTGACGCAGCCCAGCTCAACCTGGACTTCACCAAAGTGACTGCGCCTATCGATGGTCGCGCCAGCCGGGCGCTGATCACCAGCGGGAACCTGGTGACTGCGGGCGATACCGCCAGCGTCCTCACCACGCTGGTCTCGCAGAAGACGGTGTACGTCTACTTTGACGTGGACGAGTCAACCTACCTTCACTATCAAAACCTGGCCCGCAGCGGGCAGGGGGCGTCCAGCAATCACACGGCGCTGCCGGTGGAGATTGGCCTGACGGGCGAAGAGGGCTATCCCCATCAGGGCAAAGTGGATTTCCTGGATAACCAGCTTACGCCGGGTACGGGGACCATCCGCATGCGCGCGCTGCTGGATAACTCACAGCGTCAGTTCACGCCGGGACTGTTTGCCCGCGTACGCCTGCCGGGCAGTGCGGAATTTAAAGCCACGCTTGTTGACGATAAGGCGGTGCTGACCGATCAGGATCGTAAATACGTCTATATCGTGGATAAAGACGGAAAAGCGCAGCGCCGCGACATCACGCCCGGGCGTCTGGCCGAAGGTTTACGTATCGTACAGCAGGGGCTGAATCCCGGGGATAAAGTCATCGTCGATGGTTTACAAAAAGTGTTTATGCCGGGTATGCCGGTTAATGCAAAAACCGTTGCCATGACCGCCAGCGCCGCCCTCAACTGA
- a CDS encoding helix-turn-helix domain-containing protein, whose product MNTGAFIHDLLDWIDNNLDSRLDIETVSRRAGYSKWHLQRLFKEHTGSPLAEYIRAQKLQKSVERLAHSDEPILNVAIALGFDSQQSFNRSFKRQYGQAPGAWRRSIGCRGSRQMSQ is encoded by the coding sequence ATGAATACGGGTGCATTCATTCACGATTTACTCGACTGGATCGACAACAACCTCGATAGCCGTCTGGACATTGAAACCGTCTCCAGGCGAGCCGGCTATTCGAAATGGCACCTCCAGCGGCTTTTCAAAGAACATACCGGCTCCCCTCTCGCCGAATATATTCGCGCGCAAAAGCTGCAAAAATCGGTTGAGCGCTTAGCCCACAGCGATGAACCGATTCTGAACGTGGCGATCGCGCTGGGCTTTGACTCTCAGCAGTCCTTCAATCGCAGCTTTAAGCGTCAGTATGGTCAGGCGCCAGGGGCATGGCGACGCAGTATCGGCTGCCGTGGATCCCGGCAGATGAGCCAGTAG
- the guaA gene encoding glutamine-hydrolyzing GMP synthase — MTENIHKHRILILDFGSQYTQLVARRVRELGVYCELWAWDVTEAQIREFNPSGIILSGGPESTTEENSPRAPQYVFEAGVPVFGVCYGMQTMAMQLGGHVEGSNEREFGYAQVEVVTDSALVRGIEDSLTADGKPLLDVWMSHGDKVTAIPSDFVTVASTESCPFAIMANEEKRFYGVQFHPEVTHTRQGMRMLERFVRDICQCEALWTPAKIIDDAVERIRQQVGDDKVILGLSGGVDSSVTAMLLHRAIGKNLTCVFVDNGLLRLNEAKQVMDMFGDHFGLNIVHVEGEQRFLDALKGENDPEAKRKIIGRVFVEVFDEEALKLEDVKWLAQGTIYPDVIESAASATGKAHVIKSHHNVGGLPKEMKMGLVEPLRELFKDEVRKIGLELGLPYDMLYRHPFPGPGLGVRVLGEVKKEYCDLLRRADAIFIEELHKADLYNKVSQAFTVFLPVRSVGVMGDGRKYDWVVSLRAVETIDFMTAHWAHLPYDFLGRVSNRIINEVNGISRVVYDISGKPPATIEWE; from the coding sequence ATGACGGAAAACATTCATAAACATCGCATTCTCATCCTGGACTTTGGTTCTCAGTACACTCAGCTGGTGGCGCGCCGCGTGCGTGAGCTGGGCGTTTACTGTGAGCTGTGGGCGTGGGATGTCACGGAAGCACAGATTCGCGAATTCAATCCAAGCGGCATCATCCTGTCCGGCGGCCCGGAAAGCACCACCGAAGAGAACAGCCCGCGCGCGCCGCAGTACGTGTTCGAAGCGGGCGTACCGGTGTTCGGCGTTTGCTACGGTATGCAGACCATGGCGATGCAGCTGGGCGGCCACGTAGAAGGCTCTAACGAGCGTGAGTTCGGCTACGCGCAGGTTGAAGTTGTCACCGACAGCGCGCTGGTGCGCGGTATCGAAGACTCCCTGACCGCAGACGGCAAGCCGCTGCTGGACGTGTGGATGAGCCACGGCGACAAAGTCACCGCCATCCCATCCGACTTCGTGACCGTTGCCAGCACCGAAAGCTGCCCGTTCGCCATCATGGCGAACGAAGAAAAACGTTTCTACGGCGTGCAGTTCCACCCCGAAGTGACCCACACCCGTCAGGGTATGCGCATGCTGGAGCGCTTCGTGCGTGACATCTGCCAGTGTGAAGCCCTGTGGACCCCGGCAAAAATCATCGACGACGCCGTGGAGCGTATCCGCCAGCAGGTTGGCGATGACAAAGTGATCCTCGGCCTCTCCGGTGGCGTGGACTCCTCTGTGACCGCGATGCTGCTGCACCGCGCCATCGGCAAAAACCTGACCTGTGTCTTCGTGGATAACGGCCTGCTGCGCCTGAACGAAGCGAAGCAGGTTATGGACATGTTTGGCGACCACTTCGGTCTGAACATCGTTCACGTGGAAGGCGAGCAGCGTTTCCTGGACGCGCTGAAAGGCGAGAACGATCCGGAAGCGAAACGTAAGATCATCGGTCGCGTGTTCGTGGAAGTGTTCGACGAAGAAGCGCTGAAGCTGGAAGACGTGAAATGGCTGGCGCAGGGCACTATCTACCCTGACGTGATCGAGTCTGCGGCCTCCGCAACCGGTAAAGCGCACGTTATCAAATCTCACCACAACGTGGGCGGCCTGCCGAAAGAGATGAAGATGGGTCTGGTGGAACCGCTGCGTGAGCTGTTCAAAGACGAAGTGCGTAAAATCGGTCTGGAGCTGGGGCTGCCGTACGACATGCTCTACCGTCACCCATTCCCGGGCCCGGGCCTCGGCGTACGCGTGCTGGGCGAAGTGAAGAAAGAGTACTGCGACCTGCTGCGTCGCGCGGACGCGATCTTCATCGAAGAGCTCCACAAAGCTGACCTGTACAACAAAGTGAGCCAGGCGTTCACCGTGTTCCTGCCGGTACGCTCCGTCGGCGTGATGGGCGATGGCCGTAAGTACGACTGGGTTGTTTCCCTGCGTGCGGTGGAAACCATCGACTTCATGACCGCGCACTGGGCGCACCTGCCGTATGACTTCTTAGGCCGCGTGTCTAACAGAATAATCAATGAAGTCAATGGCATATCGCGTGTCGTGTATGACATCAGCGGCAAGCCACCGGCGACGATCGAGTGGGAGTAA
- the guaB gene encoding IMP dehydrogenase, whose amino-acid sequence MLRIAKEALTFDDVLLVPAHSTVLPNTADLSTQLTKTIRLNIPMLSAAMDTVTEARLAIALAQEGGIGFIHKNMSIERQAEEVRRVKKHESGIVSDPQTVLPTTTLHEVKALTERNGFAGYPVVTEDNELVGIITGRDVRFVTDLNQPVSVYMTPKERLVTVREGETRDVVLAKMHEKRVEKALVVDANFHLRGMITVKDFQKAERKPNACKDEHGRLRVGAAVGAGAGNEERVDALVAAGVDVLLIDSSHGHSEGVLQRIRETRAKYPDLQIIGGNVATGAGARALAEAGCSAVKVGIGPGSICTTRIVTGVGVPQITAVSDAVEALEGTGIPVIADGGIRFSGDIAKAIAAGAAAVMVGSMLAGTEESPGEIELYQGRSYKSYRGMGSLGAMSKGSSDRYFQTDNAADKLVPEGIEGRVAYKGRLKEIIHQQMGGLRSCMGLTGCGTIDLLRTKAEFVRISGAGIQESHVHDVTITKESPNYRLGS is encoded by the coding sequence ATGCTACGTATCGCTAAAGAAGCACTGACGTTTGACGACGTCCTCCTCGTTCCCGCTCACTCCACCGTTCTGCCGAATACTGCCGACCTCAGCACGCAGTTGACGAAAACCATTCGTCTGAACATTCCTATGCTCTCCGCAGCAATGGACACCGTGACTGAAGCGCGTCTGGCTATCGCCCTGGCACAGGAAGGCGGCATTGGCTTTATCCACAAAAACATGTCTATCGAGCGTCAGGCGGAAGAAGTTCGCCGCGTGAAGAAGCATGAATCCGGTATCGTGTCCGATCCTCAGACCGTTCTGCCAACCACCACGCTGCACGAAGTGAAAGCCCTGACCGAGCGTAACGGCTTTGCAGGCTACCCGGTAGTCACTGAAGACAACGAACTGGTCGGCATCATTACCGGTCGTGACGTGCGTTTCGTGACTGACCTGAACCAGCCTGTAAGCGTCTACATGACGCCAAAAGAGCGTCTGGTGACCGTGCGTGAAGGCGAAACCCGCGACGTGGTGCTGGCGAAAATGCACGAAAAACGCGTTGAGAAAGCGCTGGTTGTGGACGCGAACTTCCACCTGCGCGGCATGATCACCGTTAAAGATTTCCAGAAAGCAGAACGTAAACCGAACGCCTGTAAAGACGAGCATGGCCGTCTGCGCGTCGGCGCTGCGGTTGGCGCGGGCGCAGGTAACGAAGAGCGCGTTGACGCGCTGGTTGCCGCGGGCGTTGACGTGCTGCTGATTGACTCCTCCCACGGCCACTCCGAAGGCGTTCTGCAACGTATTCGTGAAACCCGTGCTAAATACCCGGATCTCCAGATTATCGGCGGTAACGTGGCAACAGGCGCAGGCGCTCGCGCGCTGGCGGAAGCGGGTTGCAGCGCGGTGAAAGTGGGTATCGGCCCTGGCTCTATCTGTACCACCCGTATCGTCACTGGCGTAGGCGTGCCGCAGATCACGGCGGTTTCTGACGCGGTTGAAGCGCTGGAAGGCACCGGTATTCCGGTTATCGCGGACGGCGGTATCCGCTTCTCTGGTGACATCGCCAAAGCGATCGCCGCAGGTGCCGCAGCCGTGATGGTGGGCTCCATGCTGGCCGGTACCGAAGAATCTCCGGGTGAAATCGAACTCTACCAGGGGCGTTCTTATAAATCCTACCGCGGTATGGGCTCCCTGGGCGCGATGTCCAAAGGTTCCTCCGACCGTTACTTCCAGACCGATAACGCTGCTGACAAACTGGTACCGGAAGGTATCGAAGGTCGCGTGGCGTATAAAGGCCGCCTGAAAGAGATCATTCACCAGCAGATGGGCGGCCTGCGCTCCTGTATGGGTCTGACCGGCTGTGGTACCATTGACCTGCTGCGTACCAAAGCGGAATTCGTACGCATCAGCGGTGCGGGTATCCAGGAGAGCCACGTTCACGACGTGACGATCACCAAAGAGTCCCCGAACTACCGTCTGGGCTCCTGA
- the xseA gene encoding exodeoxyribonuclease VII large subunit: MLSSQSPSIYTVSRLNQTVRLLLEQEMGQVWISGEISNFTQPASGHWYFTLKDDTAQVRCAMFRNSNRRVTFRPQHGQQVLVRANITLYEPRGDYQIIVESMQPAGEGLLQQKYEQLKAMLSAEGLFDQQFKKPLPSPAHCVGVITSKTGAALHDILHVLKRRDPSLPVIIYPTAVQGDDAPGQIVRAIELANARQECDVLIVGRGGGSLEDLWSFNDERVARAIFASLIPVVSAVGHETDVTIADFVADLRAPTPSAAAEVVSRNQQELLRQIQNGQQRLEMAMDYFLANRTRRFTQLHHRLQQQHPQFRLARQQTVLERLRQRMNFALDNQLKRAVSRQQRVTQRLNQQNPQPKIYRAQTRIQQLEFRLAENIRSRLSTTRERLGNAVTHLEAVSPLSTLARGYSVTTATDGKVLKQTKQVKAGDVLTTRLSDGWVESEVKEIKPVKKTRQRKSG, encoded by the coding sequence ATGTTATCCTCTCAATCCCCCTCAATCTATACTGTCAGCCGCCTTAATCAGACGGTGCGTTTGCTGCTTGAGCAGGAAATGGGACAGGTCTGGATCAGCGGTGAAATCTCTAACTTCACGCAGCCTGCTTCCGGTCACTGGTACTTTACGCTGAAAGACGACACCGCTCAGGTGCGCTGCGCGATGTTCCGCAACAGCAACCGTCGCGTGACGTTCCGTCCTCAGCATGGCCAGCAGGTTCTGGTTCGCGCCAACATTACCCTGTATGAGCCGCGCGGCGATTATCAGATTATCGTCGAGAGCATGCAGCCCGCCGGTGAAGGCTTGCTGCAACAGAAGTACGAGCAGCTAAAAGCCATGCTTTCGGCTGAGGGATTGTTCGACCAGCAGTTTAAAAAACCCCTTCCCTCACCAGCCCACTGCGTTGGGGTTATCACGTCGAAAACCGGTGCGGCCCTGCACGATATTTTGCACGTCCTTAAGCGCCGTGACCCTTCCCTGCCCGTCATTATCTACCCGACTGCCGTTCAGGGTGACGATGCGCCGGGGCAGATCGTGCGCGCCATTGAGCTGGCGAATGCGCGTCAGGAGTGTGATGTCCTGATCGTCGGGCGCGGCGGCGGCTCGCTGGAAGACCTGTGGAGCTTTAACGACGAGCGCGTGGCGCGGGCAATCTTTGCCAGCCTTATCCCGGTGGTGAGCGCCGTCGGTCACGAAACGGATGTGACGATTGCCGATTTTGTCGCGGATTTACGCGCGCCCACGCCGTCCGCGGCGGCAGAGGTAGTCAGCCGTAACCAGCAGGAGCTGCTGCGTCAGATCCAGAACGGGCAGCAGCGCCTGGAGATGGCGATGGACTACTTCCTCGCCAACCGTACCCGCCGCTTTACCCAGCTTCACCATCGTCTGCAACAGCAGCATCCGCAATTTCGTCTGGCGCGTCAGCAAACCGTGCTGGAACGTCTGCGTCAGCGGATGAACTTCGCGCTGGATAACCAGCTTAAGCGGGCGGTATCTCGCCAGCAGCGCGTCACGCAGCGTCTGAACCAGCAAAACCCGCAGCCGAAGATTTATCGCGCACAAACGCGTATCCAGCAGCTTGAGTTCCGCCTCGCGGAAAATATCCGCTCACGCCTGAGCACCACGCGCGAGCGTTTGGGCAATGCGGTCACCCATCTGGAAGCCGTCAGCCCGCTCTCCACGCTGGCTCGCGGCTATAGTGTGACCACCGCGACGGACGGCAAAGTGCTGAAACAAACGAAACAGGTTAAAGCCGGGGATGTGCTCACCACCCGGCTTTCTGACGGCTGGGTCGAGAGTGAGGTAAAAGAGATCAAACCGGTGAAAAAAACGCGCCAGCGTAAAAGCGGATAA
- a CDS encoding M4 family metallopeptidase has product MPHLHSVIPPYILRRIIESGSEPQQRCARQTLTHVQTLMAHMPGKPAAPHVNKAGQLERDIYDAKQTQELPGSQVRYEGQPSNGDVAVDEAYDYLGITHDFFWKEYQRDSLDNKGLILTGTVHYGREYQNAFWNGQQMVFGDGDGEIFNRFTIAIDVVAHELSHGVTETEAGLIYFEQSGALNESLSDVFGSLVKQYYLKQTADQADWLIGEGLLAAGINGKGLRSMSEPGTAYDDPLLGKDPQPAHMKDFIKTREDNGGVHLNSGIPNRAFYLAATAIGGYAWEKAGYAWYDTVCDRNLAQDADFDAFAKLTIAHGEKRSGSDVGAAIKQAWEQVGVL; this is encoded by the coding sequence ATGCCCCATCTTCATAGCGTCATCCCTCCGTATATTCTTCGTCGTATTATCGAAAGCGGTTCAGAGCCCCAGCAGCGCTGCGCCCGTCAGACATTAACCCATGTGCAAACCCTGATGGCGCATATGCCGGGCAAACCCGCCGCGCCGCATGTGAATAAAGCCGGTCAGCTTGAGCGTGACATCTACGATGCGAAACAGACCCAGGAGCTGCCGGGTAGCCAGGTGCGCTATGAAGGCCAGCCCTCCAACGGCGATGTGGCGGTGGATGAAGCGTACGATTATCTGGGGATCACCCATGATTTCTTCTGGAAGGAGTATCAGCGGGATTCGCTCGATAATAAGGGGCTGATCCTGACCGGCACCGTGCATTACGGCCGTGAGTATCAAAACGCCTTCTGGAACGGCCAGCAGATGGTCTTTGGCGATGGCGACGGGGAAATCTTCAACCGCTTCACCATTGCCATCGACGTGGTGGCGCATGAGCTGAGCCACGGTGTGACGGAGACCGAAGCCGGGCTCATTTACTTTGAACAATCTGGCGCGCTGAACGAGTCGTTATCCGACGTGTTTGGTTCGCTGGTGAAGCAATACTATCTTAAGCAAACCGCCGACCAGGCAGACTGGCTGATTGGCGAAGGGCTGCTGGCAGCGGGGATTAACGGCAAAGGGCTGCGCTCAATGTCTGAACCCGGCACCGCCTACGACGATCCCCTCCTTGGCAAAGACCCGCAGCCCGCGCACATGAAAGATTTTATCAAAACGCGCGAGGATAACGGCGGCGTACACCTTAACTCTGGCATCCCCAACCGGGCGTTTTACCTGGCCGCAACGGCAATCGGTGGCTACGCCTGGGAAAAAGCGGGTTATGCCTGGTACGACACGGTTTGCGATCGCAACCTGGCGCAGGATGCGGATTTTGACGCTTTCGCAAAACTGACGATCGCCCACGGCGAGAAACGCTCCGGTAGCGACGTTGGGGCGGCCATTAAACAAGCCTGGGAACAGGTGGGAGTACTGTAA
- a CDS encoding protealysin inhibitor emfourin: protein MQVPELTDDAVVELAREGGVAFIPKLSGQRTIALSTLNEAQRQRVVNILEQAIPRGQPPGQASSPGSGDQRYFRIQIIWTRHNQAQYTDIIVLVPEQEAPESLIELWQKGEGCVCD, encoded by the coding sequence ATGCAGGTACCGGAACTGACGGATGACGCCGTGGTTGAGCTGGCCCGGGAAGGCGGCGTCGCCTTTATTCCTAAGCTGAGCGGTCAGCGCACAATCGCCCTCTCCACGCTCAACGAGGCGCAGCGTCAGCGCGTGGTAAATATTCTGGAACAGGCTATCCCGCGCGGACAGCCACCGGGCCAGGCGTCGTCTCCGGGCAGCGGCGATCAGCGCTATTTTCGCATTCAGATAATCTGGACCCGGCACAATCAGGCGCAGTATACCGATATTATTGTGCTGGTTCCGGAGCAGGAAGCGCCGGAATCGCTGATTGAGCTATGGCAAAAAGGAGAAGGCTGCGTGTGCGATTAA
- a CDS encoding zinc ribbon domain-containing protein produces MSITCPDCHAALEPQNGIAHCDSCNKDIPLEARCPDCHQPLQVLKACGTVDYFCQNGHGLISKKRVEFVRAGA; encoded by the coding sequence ATGTCGATTACCTGTCCGGATTGCCACGCAGCGCTCGAGCCGCAAAACGGTATCGCGCACTGCGACAGCTGCAATAAAGATATTCCCCTCGAAGCGCGCTGCCCTGACTGCCATCAGCCGCTTCAGGTACTCAAGGCCTGCGGCACGGTGGATTACTTCTGTCAGAACGGCCACGGGCTGATCTCAAAAAAACGCGTCGAGTTCGTCAGGGCTGGGGCTTAA
- a CDS encoding peptide MFS transporter: MQSSVNQKESRTFFGHPYPLGSLFFTEMWERFSFYGIRPLLILFMAATVYDGGMGLARENASAIVGIFAGTMYLAALPGGWLADNWLGQQRAVWYGSILIALGHLSIALSAIMGDNLFFIGLMFIVLGSGLFKTCISVMVGTLYKKGDARRDGGFSLFYMGINMGSFIAPLISGWLIKTHGWHWGFGIGGIGMLVALIIFRVFAVPAMKRYDSEVGLDSTWNSPVVKRNGVGAWLLALAVGVAIIVTLIAQGVIVINPVAVASVLVYVIAASVALYFIYLFIFAGLNRKERARLLVCFILLVSAAFFWSAFEQKPTSFNLFANDYTNRMIGDFEIPAVWFQSINALFIILLAPVFSWAWPKLASKNIRPSSITKFVIGILCAAAGFGLMMLAAQNVLSNGGAGVSPFWLVGSILMLTLGELCLSPIGLATMTLLAPERMRGQMMGLWFCASALGNLAAGLIGGHVKADQLDMLPDLFARCSIALLICAAVLIVLIVPVRRMLENAQTKPATEA, from the coding sequence ATGCAATCCTCTGTTAATCAAAAAGAGAGCCGAACCTTCTTCGGCCATCCTTATCCGCTCGGTTCGCTGTTCTTCACCGAGATGTGGGAGCGTTTCTCGTTTTACGGTATTCGCCCGCTACTGATCCTGTTTATGGCCGCCACCGTGTATGACGGCGGAATGGGCCTGGCGCGTGAAAACGCCTCGGCGATTGTCGGTATTTTTGCCGGCACCATGTACCTCGCCGCGCTGCCGGGCGGCTGGCTGGCGGATAACTGGCTCGGCCAGCAGCGGGCCGTCTGGTACGGTTCGATTTTGATTGCGCTTGGGCACCTGTCGATTGCCCTGTCGGCCATCATGGGCGACAACCTGTTCTTCATCGGCCTGATGTTTATCGTGCTCGGCTCCGGCCTGTTCAAGACCTGTATCTCGGTCATGGTGGGGACACTGTACAAAAAGGGCGATGCGCGTCGTGACGGCGGTTTCTCGCTGTTCTATATGGGCATCAACATGGGCTCGTTCATTGCCCCTCTGATTTCCGGCTGGCTGATTAAAACCCACGGCTGGCACTGGGGCTTTGGTATCGGTGGTATTGGGATGCTGGTCGCCCTGATTATCTTCCGCGTGTTTGCCGTTCCGGCCATGAAGCGTTACGACAGCGAAGTCGGTCTGGACTCCACCTGGAACAGTCCGGTAGTGAAACGTAACGGCGTGGGCGCCTGGCTGCTGGCGCTGGCAGTGGGTGTTGCAATCATCGTTACGTTGATTGCCCAGGGCGTGATTGTGATTAATCCGGTCGCGGTCGCCAGCGTGCTGGTGTATGTGATTGCCGCCTCCGTCGCGCTCTACTTCATCTATCTGTTCATCTTCGCCGGGCTGAATCGCAAAGAGCGCGCAAGGCTGCTGGTGTGCTTTATTCTGCTGGTCTCCGCCGCGTTCTTCTGGTCCGCGTTCGAGCAGAAGCCAACCTCCTTCAACCTGTTCGCCAACGACTACACTAACCGCATGATCGGTGATTTTGAGATCCCGGCGGTGTGGTTCCAGTCGATTAATGCCCTGTTCATCATTCTGCTGGCCCCGGTATTTAGCTGGGCATGGCCGAAGCTGGCGAGCAAAAACATTCGTCCGAGCAGCATCACCAAGTTCGTGATCGGTATTCTGTGTGCAGCGGCGGGCTTTGGCCTGATGATGCTGGCGGCGCAGAACGTACTGAGCAACGGTGGGGCAGGGGTTTCTCCGTTCTGGCTGGTGGGTAGTATCCTGATGCTGACGCTCGGGGAACTGTGCCTGAGTCCGATTGGTCTGGCGACCATGACCCTGCTGGCGCCGGAAAGAATGCGCGGCCAGATGATGGGCCTGTGGTTCTGCGCCAGTGCGCTGGGTAACCTGGCTGCGGGGCTGATTGGCGGTCACGTGAAGGCCGACCAGCTGGATATGCTGCCAGACCTCTTTGCCCGTTGCTCCATTGCGCTGCTGATTTGTGCTGCGGTGCTGATCGTCCTCATTGTTCCGGTACGTCGCATGCTGGAAAATGCGCAAACTAAACCGGCTACCGAAGCCTGA
- the der gene encoding ribosome biogenesis GTPase Der, protein MVPVVALVGRPNVGKSTLFNRLTRTRDALVADFPGLTRDRKYGRAEVEGREFICIDTGGIDGTEDGVETRMAEQSLLAIEEADVVLFMVDARAGLMPADSAIAKHLRSREKPTFLVANKTDGIDADQAIADFWSLGLGDIYPIAASHGRGVTSLLETVLLPWVDEVNPPEEVDEDAEYWAQFEAGEEGEEEPEDDFNPQDLPIKLAIVGRPNVGKSTLTNRILGEERVVVYDMPGTTRDSIYIPMQRDEREYVLIDTAGVRKRGKITDVVEKFSVIKTLQAIEDANVVLLVIDAREGISDQDLSLLGFILNSGRSLVIVVNKWDGLSNEVREQVKETLDFRLGFIDFARVHFISALHGSGVGNLFESVREAYDSSTRRQSTAMLTRIMNMAAEDHQPPLVRGRRVKLKYAHAGGYNPPIVVIHGNQVKDLPDSYKRYLMNYFRKSLDVMGTPIRIQFKEGENPFANKRNTLTPNQMRKRKRLIKHIKKSK, encoded by the coding sequence ATGGTACCTGTGGTCGCGCTTGTCGGGCGCCCTAACGTTGGAAAATCCACTCTTTTTAACCGTTTAACACGCACCCGTGATGCGCTGGTTGCGGATTTCCCGGGGCTGACGCGTGACCGTAAGTACGGTCGTGCAGAGGTGGAAGGACGCGAGTTCATCTGTATCGATACCGGGGGTATTGACGGTACGGAAGACGGCGTAGAAACCCGCATGGCAGAGCAATCTCTGCTGGCTATCGAAGAAGCGGATGTCGTTCTGTTTATGGTGGATGCTCGCGCTGGCCTGATGCCCGCGGATTCTGCTATCGCTAAACATCTGCGTTCACGCGAAAAGCCAACCTTCCTGGTGGCGAACAAAACTGACGGCATCGATGCCGATCAGGCCATTGCGGATTTCTGGTCTTTAGGCCTGGGCGATATTTATCCTATCGCGGCCTCGCATGGCCGTGGCGTCACCAGCCTGCTGGAAACCGTTCTGCTGCCGTGGGTTGATGAAGTAAACCCACCGGAAGAGGTGGACGAGGACGCTGAATACTGGGCGCAGTTTGAAGCCGGAGAAGAAGGAGAGGAAGAGCCGGAAGACGACTTCAACCCGCAGGATCTGCCTATCAAGCTGGCTATCGTGGGTCGCCCAAACGTGGGTAAGTCTACGCTTACTAACCGTATTCTCGGCGAAGAGCGCGTGGTGGTTTACGACATGCCAGGCACAACGCGTGACAGCATCTACATTCCAATGCAGCGCGATGAACGTGAGTACGTACTTATCGACACCGCAGGGGTGCGTAAGCGCGGGAAAATCACCGATGTGGTGGAAAAATTCTCGGTGATCAAGACCCTTCAGGCGATTGAAGACGCCAACGTGGTGCTGCTGGTTATTGACGCACGTGAAGGTATCTCCGATCAGGATCTCTCTCTGCTCGGCTTTATCCTCAATAGTGGGCGCTCACTGGTTATCGTCGTCAACAAGTGGGACGGCCTGAGCAATGAAGTGCGCGAGCAGGTGAAAGAGACGCTGGACTTCCGTCTGGGCTTTATCGACTTTGCCCGCGTTCACTTTATCTCTGCCCTGCACGGGAGTGGTGTCGGCAACCTGTTCGAATCCGTTCGTGAAGCTTATGACAGCTCTACCCGCCGTCAGAGCACGGCGATGCTGACCCGTATCATGAACATGGCTGCTGAAGACCACCAGCCGCCGCTGGTGCGCGGTCGTCGCGTGAAGCTGAAATATGCTCACGCCGGGGGATATAACCCGCCTATCGTGGTGATCCACGGTAACCAGGTGAAGGATCTGCCGGACTCCTACAAACGGTACCTGATGAACTACTTCCGCAAGTCGCTGGACGTGATGGGTACGCCTATCCGTATTCAGTTCAAGGAAGGGGAAAACCCGTTTGCGAATAAACGCAACACCCTGACGCCGAACCAGATGCGTAAGCGTAAGCGTTTGATTAAGCACATTAAGAAAAGCAAATAA